The following proteins are encoded in a genomic region of Triticum dicoccoides isolate Atlit2015 ecotype Zavitan chromosome 1B, WEW_v2.0, whole genome shotgun sequence:
- the LOC119330822 gene encoding probable serine/threonine-protein kinase PBL16 isoform X3: MDGGGDEPLQVAVKVHDGDNSFQGHREWLAELIFLGHLSHPNLVKLAGYCCEGEHRVLVYEYMPLGSVESHLFSRVMAPLAWATRMKMTLGVVRGLAFLHEAEKPVIYRDFKTSNILLDHDFNAKLSDFGLAKDGPVGDISHVSTRIMGTYGYAAPEYIMTATGWCCWSWLRGASHWTSVGRCGSRRWRTGRCRC, from the exons ATGGACGGCGGCGGAGACGAGCCCCTGCAGGTCGCCGTCAAGGTGCACGATGGGGATAACAGCTTCCAGGGCCACAGGGAGTGGCTG GCGGAGTTGATCTTCTTGGGCCACCTGTCGCACCCAAACCTGGTGAAGCTAGCGGGCTACTGCTGTGAGGGCGAGCACCGGGTGCTGGTCTACGAGTACATGCCGCTCGGTAGCGTGGAGTCACACCTCTTCTCAC GGGTGATGGCGCCCCTGGCGTGGGcgacgaggatgaagatgacgCTGGGCGTGGTGAGGGGCCTGGCTTTCCTCCATGAGGCCGAGAAGCCCGTCATCTACCGCGATTTCAAGACCTCCAACATCCTCCTCGACCATGACTTCAACGCCAAGCTCTCCGACTTCGGCCTCGCCAAGGATGGCCCCGTCGGCGACATATCCCACGTCTCCACCCGCATAATGGGCACCTACGGTTACGCCGCCCCAGAGTACATCATGACAG CTACGGGGTGGTGCTGTTGGAGCTGGTTACGGGGCGCAAGTCACTGGACAAGTGTTGGCCGATGCGGGAGCAGACGCTGGCGGACTGGGCGTTGCCGATGCTGA
- the LOC119330822 gene encoding probable serine/threonine-protein kinase PBL16 isoform X1 gives MDGGGDEPLQVAVKVHDGDNSFQGHREWLAELIFLGHLSHPNLVKLAGYCCEGEHRVLVYEYMPLGSVESHLFSRVMAPLAWATRMKMTLGVVRGLAFLHEAEKPVIYRDFKTSNILLDHDFNAKLSDFGLAKDGPVGDISHVSTRIMGTYGYAAPEYIMTAIRAPDGDERRVQLRGGAVGAGYGAQVTGQVLADAGADAGGLGVADADAQEVGVGDPRPKARLRRLPSQVRAEGGHARVPLPQQQPQGAAAHARHRRLPRAAAATGARARQLVILISSFSPGLAGVVRSIASTSAPRSSLEFM, from the exons ATGGACGGCGGCGGAGACGAGCCCCTGCAGGTCGCCGTCAAGGTGCACGATGGGGATAACAGCTTCCAGGGCCACAGGGAGTGGCTG GCGGAGTTGATCTTCTTGGGCCACCTGTCGCACCCAAACCTGGTGAAGCTAGCGGGCTACTGCTGTGAGGGCGAGCACCGGGTGCTGGTCTACGAGTACATGCCGCTCGGTAGCGTGGAGTCACACCTCTTCTCAC GGGTGATGGCGCCCCTGGCGTGGGcgacgaggatgaagatgacgCTGGGCGTGGTGAGGGGCCTGGCTTTCCTCCATGAGGCCGAGAAGCCCGTCATCTACCGCGATTTCAAGACCTCCAACATCCTCCTCGACCATGACTTCAACGCCAAGCTCTCCGACTTCGGCCTCGCCAAGGATGGCCCCGTCGGCGACATATCCCACGTCTCCACCCGCATAATGGGCACCTACGGTTACGCCGCCCCAGAGTACATCATGACAG CGATTAGGGCACCTGACGGCGATGAGCGACGTGTACAGCTACGGGGTGGTGCTGTTGGAGCTGGTTACGGGGCGCAAGTCACTGGACAAGTGTTGGCCGATGCGGGAGCAGACGCTGGCGGACTGGGCGTTGCCGATGCTGATGCACAAGAAGTAGGTGTTGGGGATCCTAGACCCAAGGCTCGGCTCCGACGACTACCCAGTCAGGTCCGTGCAGAAGGCGGCCATGCTCGCGTACCACTGCCTCAACAGCAACCCCAAGGCGCGGCCGCTCATGCGCGACATCGTCGCCTCCCTCGAGCCGCTGCAGCAACTGGAGCTCGTGCCCGCCAACTTGTGATCCTCATTTCAAGTTTTAGTCCAGGCCTTGCTGGTGTTGTCAGATCCATCGCCTCTACTTCAGCTCCTAGAAGCAGTCTAGAATTCATGtga
- the LOC119330822 gene encoding probable serine/threonine-protein kinase PBL16 isoform X2 codes for MDGGGDEPLQVAVKVHDGDNSFQGHREWLAELIFLGHLSHPNLVKLAGYCCEGEHRVLVYEYMPLGSVESHLFSRVMAPLAWATRMKMTLGVVRGLAFLHEAEKPVIYRDFKTSNILLDHDFNAKLSDFGLAKDGPVGDISHVSTRIMGTYGYAAPEYIMTGHLTAMSDVYSYGVVLLELVTGRKSLDKCWPMREQTLADWALPMLMHKK; via the exons ATGGACGGCGGCGGAGACGAGCCCCTGCAGGTCGCCGTCAAGGTGCACGATGGGGATAACAGCTTCCAGGGCCACAGGGAGTGGCTG GCGGAGTTGATCTTCTTGGGCCACCTGTCGCACCCAAACCTGGTGAAGCTAGCGGGCTACTGCTGTGAGGGCGAGCACCGGGTGCTGGTCTACGAGTACATGCCGCTCGGTAGCGTGGAGTCACACCTCTTCTCAC GGGTGATGGCGCCCCTGGCGTGGGcgacgaggatgaagatgacgCTGGGCGTGGTGAGGGGCCTGGCTTTCCTCCATGAGGCCGAGAAGCCCGTCATCTACCGCGATTTCAAGACCTCCAACATCCTCCTCGACCATGACTTCAACGCCAAGCTCTCCGACTTCGGCCTCGCCAAGGATGGCCCCGTCGGCGACATATCCCACGTCTCCACCCGCATAATGGGCACCTACGGTTACGCCGCCCCAGAGTACATCATGACAG GGCACCTGACGGCGATGAGCGACGTGTACAGCTACGGGGTGGTGCTGTTGGAGCTGGTTACGGGGCGCAAGTCACTGGACAAGTGTTGGCCGATGCGGGAGCAGACGCTGGCGGACTGGGCGTTGCCGATGCTGATGCACAAGAAGTAG